A genome region from Panicum virgatum strain AP13 chromosome 4K, P.virgatum_v5, whole genome shotgun sequence includes the following:
- the LOC120704212 gene encoding metal transporter Nramp3 isoform X2: MSGAGQCSSQPQFMTSVGRSNRSNGPGTPLIESIDVDQIVIPEDNSWKNLFSYIGPGFLVSIAYIDPGNFETDLQAGAQYKYELLWIILVASCAALIIQSLAARLGVVTGKHLAEHCRAEYPKVTNFVLWILAELAVVACDIPEVIGTAFALNMLFRIPVWCGVLITGLSTLMLLLLQQYGVRKLEFFIAFLVFLIATCFLVELGYSKPNASEVVRGLFVPELKGNGATGLAISLLGAMVMPHNLFLHSALVLSRKVPRSVHGIKEACRFYTIESAFALTVAFLINISIISVSGAVCGSGNLNPEDQANCSDLDLNKASFLLKNVLGTWSSKLFAVALLASGQSSTITGTYAGQYVMQGFLDLRMTPWIRNLLTRSLAILPSLIVSVIGGSSAAGQLIIIASMILSFELPFALVPLLKFTSSKTKMGQHTNSVFTSVLTWMIGSFIVVINTYFLITSFVKLLLHSGLSTVSRVFSGIFGFLGMLIYIAAILYLVFRKNRKSTQPLLESDPELSVVDRSTGAGAEGSLGHLPREDISSMQLPQQRAATDLD; encoded by the exons ATGAGTGGTGCAGGTCAATGCTCATCCCAGCCACAATTTATGACTAGCGTTGGGAGGAGTAACCGCTCAAATGGTCCTGGCACTCCTCTCATTGAGAGCATAGATGTTGATCAGATTGTGATTCCAGAG GACAACAGTTGGAAGAACTTATTCTCATACATAGGACCTGGATTTCTTGTATCAATTGCTTATATTGATCCTGGCAATT TTGAGACGGATCTACAGGCTGGAGCACAGTACAAATATGAG CTTCTTTGGATCATACTTGTTGCATCCTGTGCTGCTCTTATTATTCAATCACTTGCAGCCAGGCTAGGGGTTGTGACAG GGAAACATCTCGCCGAGCATTGCAGGGCTGAATATCCCAAGGTCACAAATTTCGTCTTATGGATTCTTGCTGAACTTGCAGTTGTTGCTTGTGACATCCCTGAAG TAATTGGAACTGCTTTTGCTCTGAACATGCTGTTCAGAATCCCTGTGTGGTGTGGTGTTCTAATAACTGGACTCAGCACACTAATGCTCTTATTACTACAACAATACGGG GTCCGTAAGCTGGAGTTTTTTATTGCATTTCTGGTGTTCTTAATAGCAACTTGTTTCTTAGTTGAACTTGGGTATTCTAAACCAAACGCTTCGGAAGTTGTGAGGGGGCTTTTTGTTCCTGAACTTAAAGGAAATGGAGCTACAGGCCTCGCTATCTCATTGCTTGGTGCTATGGTGATGCC GCATAATCTTTTTCTGCACTCGGCGTTAGTTCTATCAAGAAAAGTGCCACGGTCTGTTCATGGGATTAAA GAGGCCTGTAGATTCTATACGATTGAAAGTGCATTTGCCCTTACAGTAGCTTTTCTCATCAACATATCTATCATATCTGTTAGTGGTGCTGTCTGCGGTTCAGGTAATTTGAATCCTGAAGATCAGGCGAACTGCAGTGATCTGGATCTTAACAAGGCTTCATTTTTGTTAAAG AATGTCCTTGGAACCTGGAGCTCAAAGTTGTTTGCAGTTGCCTTGTTGGCGTCTGGTCAGAGTTCTACAATTACAGGAACTTATGCTGGACAATACGTCATGCAG GGGTTTTTAGATCTTCGGATGACACCCTGGATACGGAATCTTCTAACTAGATCCTTGGCTATTCTGCCAAGTCTGATCGTGTCAGTAATTGGTGGTTCCTCAGCAGCTGGCCAGTTGATTATCATTGCGTCG ATGATACTGTCATTCGAACTCCCTTTCGCTCTAGTACCACTCCTTAAATTCACCAGTAGCAAAACAAAGATGGGGCAGCACACAAATTCAGTATTC ACTTCTGTGCTGACATGGATGATCGGTTCATTTATCGTCGTCATCAACACCTACTTCCTGATAACAAGCTTCGTCAAATTGCTCCTCCATAGCGGGCTGTCCACCGTTTCCCGAGTATTTTCTGGGATTTTCGGTTTCCTGGGCATGCTCATATACATAGCTGCAATCCTGTACCTCGTCTTCCGTAAGAACAGGAAGTCCACCCAGCCATTGCTGGAGAGCGACCCTGAGCTTTCAGTAGTCGATCGCAGCACAGGTGCTGGAGCAGAAGGTTCTTTGGGCCATTTGCCCCGGGAGGACATCTCGAGCATGCAGCTTCCTCAGCAGCGTGCGGCGACTGATCTCGATTAG